A genomic segment from Vagococcus zengguangii encodes:
- a CDS encoding ABC transporter ATP-binding protein translates to MKTGEQLLEVRNLHTGFRIKDTFYDAVDDVSLTLDKNEILAIVGESGCGKSTLATTIMGLHNPINAKSTGQVIYKDMNLLEFNETLYNKIRGNDIGMIFQDPLSALNPLMRIGDQIAEALSYHTDYNKEQREERVLELLAQVGIPNPPRVARQYPHELSGGMRQRVIIAIAISCKPPVIIADEPTTALDVTIQAQILDLLTDLQAETEAGIIMITHDLSVVAEMADRVAVMYGGQIVEQAPVAELFANPMHPYTRSLLNSIPQEDNPDEELHVIDGVVPSLTKMPRTGCRFAARIPWIPESDHEENPTLHEVGPDHLVRCTCYKHFHFKHEGGAE, encoded by the coding sequence ATGAAGACTGGGGAACAATTACTCGAAGTCCGTAATTTACATACTGGATTTAGAATCAAAGATACATTTTATGACGCCGTCGATGATGTTTCTCTAACACTCGATAAAAACGAGATTTTAGCGATTGTAGGAGAATCAGGGTGTGGTAAAAGTACATTAGCAACAACGATTATGGGATTACATAATCCGATTAATGCTAAATCAACAGGTCAAGTTATATACAAAGATATGAACTTGCTGGAATTTAACGAAACATTATATAACAAAATTAGAGGTAATGACATCGGGATGATTTTCCAAGATCCATTATCGGCTTTAAATCCGTTGATGAGAATTGGTGATCAAATCGCTGAGGCGTTATCATATCATACAGACTATAATAAAGAACAACGTGAAGAGCGTGTATTAGAATTGTTAGCACAAGTAGGAATTCCAAATCCTCCACGTGTAGCGCGTCAATACCCACATGAATTATCAGGTGGTATGCGTCAACGTGTTATTATTGCGATTGCAATTTCTTGTAAGCCACCCGTTATTATTGCGGATGAGCCAACAACAGCGCTAGATGTTACCATTCAAGCACAAATTCTAGATCTATTAACTGATTTACAGGCTGAAACAGAAGCTGGAATCATTATGATTACGCATGACCTTTCAGTTGTAGCCGAAATGGCTGACCGTGTAGCGGTTATGTACGGTGGTCAAATTGTGGAGCAGGCGCCGGTAGCAGAATTATTCGCAAACCCAATGCATCCATACACTCGTTCATTATTGAATTCTATTCCTCAAGAAGATAATCCAGATGAAGAATTACACGTGATTGATGGTGTCGTTCCTTCATTAACAAAAATGCCTAGAACAGGTTGTCGTTTTGCAGCACGTATTCCTTGGATTCCTGAATCAGATCATGAAGAGAATCCAACATTACATGAAGTAGGACCGGATCACTTGGTTCGCTGTACTTGTTATAAGCATTTCCATTTCAAACATGAGGGAGGAGCAGAATAA
- a CDS encoding oligopeptide ABC transporter substrate-binding protein codes for MVTATTLLVACGGNKDNGKDKESSEGVDITTLPVKSENQEKALEGQTMEVAVVMDTQFKGLFLWELYEDSYDAEFMAPSHGSIFTSDEDFVITNDGVASLDLDQEANKATIKIQEDLKWSDGEPVTAEDLIYPYEIIGHKDYTGVRYDTTMTNIVGMEDYHNGKSDTISGIKKIDDKTIEITYKEVNPGMQQLGGGIWNYAAPKHALKDVAIKDLEKADAVRRNPVTFGPYKMSKIVAGESVTFTPNEYYYKGKPALDKLVFTVVPSASSIEAMRASKYDMMIKMATDTYPNYKDTEGYEVLGREELSYTYIGFKLGKWDNEKNEVVTDPNAKMADKSLRQAMGYAVNNDQVGEKFYNGLRSNATTLIPPVFGTLHDTTIEGFTENKDKAKELLADAGFKDVDGDGFIEDKDGQPLVIKFASMDGGETAQPLADYYVQSWKEIGLNVELSTGRLIDFQSFYDKLKNDDQEIDVFQGAWGTGTDPSPSGLYGRTAQYNYTRFASEENDKLLAAIDSNASFDPEKRKEAFDAWQQYAAEEAFVIPTLYRNEVLPVNTRVTGVDWSSNNLPQDMWFNIGVTAESRSAK; via the coding sequence ATGGTGACTGCAACTACTTTATTAGTAGCTTGTGGTGGCAACAAAGACAATGGTAAAGACAAAGAGTCATCAGAAGGTGTGGATATTACTACTCTACCAGTTAAAAGTGAAAATCAAGAAAAAGCACTAGAAGGTCAAACGATGGAAGTTGCTGTTGTAATGGACACGCAATTTAAAGGCTTATTCTTATGGGAATTATATGAAGATAGTTATGATGCTGAATTCATGGCACCTTCACATGGCTCAATTTTCACTTCAGATGAAGACTTTGTAATCACAAATGACGGTGTTGCTTCATTAGATTTAGATCAAGAAGCTAACAAAGCTACGATTAAAATTCAAGAAGATTTAAAATGGTCAGACGGTGAACCTGTAACAGCTGAAGATTTAATTTATCCATACGAAATCATTGGACACAAAGATTACACAGGTGTTCGTTACGACACAACAATGACGAACATTGTTGGGATGGAAGATTACCATAATGGAAAATCAGACACTATCTCAGGTATTAAAAAAATCGATGATAAAACAATCGAAATCACTTATAAAGAAGTGAACCCAGGTATGCAACAATTAGGTGGAGGTATTTGGAATTATGCTGCACCTAAACATGCGTTAAAAGATGTTGCAATTAAAGACTTAGAAAAAGCAGATGCTGTACGTCGTAATCCTGTAACATTTGGACCATACAAAATGTCTAAAATCGTTGCTGGTGAATCTGTAACATTTACACCAAATGAATATTATTACAAAGGCAAACCTGCTTTAGACAAATTAGTCTTTACAGTTGTACCATCAGCTTCATCTATCGAAGCAATGCGTGCATCTAAATATGACATGATGATTAAAATGGCAACAGATACTTATCCTAACTACAAAGATACAGAAGGTTATGAAGTATTAGGTCGTGAAGAGTTATCTTACACTTACATTGGTTTCAAACTAGGTAAATGGGATAATGAGAAAAATGAAGTAGTAACTGATCCTAACGCTAAAATGGCTGACAAATCATTACGTCAAGCAATGGGTTATGCAGTAAACAATGACCAAGTAGGCGAGAAATTCTACAACGGTTTACGTTCTAATGCGACAACATTAATTCCACCAGTATTTGGTACGTTACATGACACAACAATCGAAGGCTTTACTGAAAACAAAGATAAAGCGAAAGAATTATTAGCAGACGCTGGCTTCAAAGATGTTGATGGCGATGGGTTTATTGAAGATAAAGATGGACAACCATTAGTGATTAAATTCGCTTCTATGGACGGTGGAGAAACAGCTCAACCATTAGCTGATTACTACGTTCAATCATGGAAAGAAATTGGTTTGAATGTAGAACTATCTACAGGTCGCTTAATTGATTTCCAATCATTCTATGACAAATTAAAAAATGATGATCAAGAAATTGATGTCTTCCAAGGAGCATGGGGAACTGGTACTGATCCAAGTCCATCAGGCTTATATGGAAGAACGGCTCAATATAACTATACGCGTTTCGCTAGCGAAGAAAATGATAAATTATTAGCAGCTATCGATTCAAATGCATCATTTGATCCAGAAAAACGTAAAGAAGCATTCGATGCATGGCAACAATATGCAGCTGAAGAAGCGTTTGTGATTCCAACTTTATATCGTAACGAAGTATTACCAGTTAATACACGTGTAACAGGTGTTGATTGGTCATCAAACAACTTACCTCAAGATATGTGGTTTAACATTGGCGTAACAGCTGAAAGTAGATCAGCTAAATAA
- the acpP gene encoding acyl carrier protein, whose protein sequence is MTREEVLAKVSAIILRHFDIEEDKITDELSIKDDLGADSIKIMEFVLEIEDEFGTEISDEDAEKIETVGAAVDYIANNL, encoded by the coding sequence TTGACACGTGAAGAAGTATTAGCAAAAGTTTCAGCAATCATTTTAAGACATTTTGATATTGAAGAAGATAAAATCACTGATGAATTAAGTATTAAGGATGATTTAGGTGCGGATTCAATCAAGATTATGGAATTTGTTTTAGAAATCGAAGATGAATTCGGAACAGAAATCTCAGACGAAGATGCTGAAAAAATCGAAACAGTCGGTGCGGCTGTTGATTACATCGCAAATAACCTATAA
- a CDS encoding ABC transporter permease — protein MSEDVKKDTAVVESIPPMGFRMIAREFKKDKLAMFSLVLLVAILLFVFIGSFIVDKDKVMYVSIFDKYARPGTYSDTKGMTYLLGADEGGRDVLGQLIIGARNSIWIGFAITLITSIIGVGLGIVAGYYGGAIDNILMRIVDFVMILPTQMLIIVFVTIVPKFNVWSFIAIMCLFYWVGKARLFRSKTLSESRRDYISASKTLGTSDFKVMFRELMPNLSSLIITNLTMNFAANIGIETTLTFLGFGLPASDPSLGTLIAYARNGDVLSNMLWIWLPASLLILVMMLAINYVGQAFKRSADARQRLG, from the coding sequence ATGTCAGAAGATGTAAAAAAAGATACAGCAGTCGTGGAAAGTATCCCACCAATGGGCTTCCGTATGATTGCGCGTGAATTTAAAAAAGATAAATTAGCGATGTTTTCACTAGTTTTATTAGTAGCAATTCTACTATTTGTATTTATCGGATCATTTATTGTCGATAAAGATAAAGTAATGTATGTAAGTATTTTTGATAAGTATGCGAGACCGGGTACATATAGTGATACTAAAGGAATGACTTATCTGCTAGGGGCAGATGAAGGTGGTCGTGATGTATTAGGTCAATTAATTATCGGGGCACGTAACTCAATTTGGATCGGTTTTGCGATTACATTGATTACCTCAATTATCGGGGTAGGTTTAGGGATTGTTGCTGGTTACTACGGTGGTGCTATTGATAACATTTTAATGCGTATTGTCGATTTCGTTATGATTTTACCAACACAGATGTTAATCATTGTATTTGTAACGATCGTACCTAAATTTAACGTTTGGTCGTTTATTGCGATCATGTGTTTATTCTATTGGGTAGGTAAAGCTCGTCTATTCCGTTCTAAGACATTATCAGAATCAAGAAGAGACTATATTAGCGCATCTAAAACATTAGGAACAAGTGATTTCAAAGTCATGTTCCGAGAATTAATGCCTAACTTAAGCTCATTAATTATTACCAATTTAACGATGAACTTTGCAGCAAATATTGGGATTGAAACAACCTTAACGTTCTTAGGGTTCGGGTTACCAGCGAGTGATCCAAGTTTAGGAACATTGATTGCATATGCACGTAACGGTGATGTTTTATCTAACATGTTATGGATTTGGTTACCAGCGTCATTATTAATTTTAGTAATGATGTTAGCTATTAACTATGTAGGACAAGCGTTCAAACGTTCGGCAGATGCACGTCAACGATTAGGGTAA
- a CDS encoding ATP-binding cassette domain-containing protein, translating to MSELLRIEDLKVHYPIRSGFFNRVTDHVYAVDGVTMIIEKGKTYGLIGESGSGKSTIGKAVVGLEKVTDGQIIYNNQDVTKRSVRKSTDYNRDVQMIFQDSMSSLNPKKRVIDIIAEPIRNFEDLTDLEEKQRVKEMLDIVGMPTDALYKYPHEFSGGQRQRLGVARAVATNPKLIVADEPVSALDLSVQAQVLNFMKHIQQQYGLSYLFISHDLGVVKYMCDNLAIMNKGRFVEVGTREDIYNNPQHIYTKRLLSAIPKIDVENRELHKAQRREVEKEYQTLMTDYYDENGRVYDLQEISSTHKAAVIHRESEEK from the coding sequence ATGAGTGAATTATTAAGAATTGAAGATTTAAAAGTTCATTATCCAATTAGAAGTGGCTTCTTCAATCGCGTAACGGATCATGTTTATGCCGTAGACGGTGTAACAATGATCATTGAAAAAGGAAAAACATACGGATTAATTGGTGAATCAGGCTCTGGTAAATCAACAATTGGTAAAGCGGTCGTTGGTTTAGAAAAAGTAACAGATGGTCAAATTATTTATAATAACCAAGACGTAACGAAACGTTCTGTTAGAAAGTCGACGGATTATAACCGCGATGTTCAAATGATTTTCCAAGATTCAATGTCAAGTTTGAATCCAAAGAAACGTGTGATTGATATTATTGCGGAGCCAATTCGCAACTTCGAAGACTTAACAGACTTAGAAGAAAAGCAACGTGTCAAAGAAATGCTAGACATCGTAGGGATGCCAACAGATGCGTTATACAAATATCCGCATGAGTTCTCAGGTGGACAACGTCAGCGTTTAGGTGTCGCACGTGCTGTTGCAACTAATCCTAAATTAATCGTAGCTGACGAACCGGTATCAGCCTTAGACTTATCAGTTCAAGCACAAGTATTAAACTTTATGAAACATATCCAACAACAATACGGCTTAAGTTACTTATTTATTTCTCATGACCTGGGTGTCGTGAAATACATGTGTGATAATTTAGCTATTATGAACAAAGGTCGCTTTGTTGAAGTTGGAACTCGCGAAGATATTTATAACAACCCACAACATATTTATACGAAGCGTTTGCTATCTGCCATTCCAAAAATTGATGTTGAAAATCGTGAATTGCATAAAGCACAACGTCGTGAAGTGGAAAAAGAATATCAAACATTGATGACTGATTATTATGATGAAAATGGACGTGTATACGACTTACAAGAAATTTCATCAACGCATAAAGCGGCAGTTATTCATAGAGAAAGCGAGGAGAAATAA
- the opp4B gene encoding oligopeptide ABC transporter permease produces the protein MWKTILRRVLLMIPQVIILSVFIFLLAQAMPGDPFTGLINPNMDPAAIEALREQAGLNDPWYTQYFRWVGNALQGDFGTSFLYKMPVAEIIGQRAVNTIWLSIITVILTYLIALPLGLFAGRFQNSWFDKGVVIYNFVSFAIPVFIFALLMLFIFGYRLDWFPTTGSVSANVEPGTMAYFWDKLHHLILPALSQALLGTAVTIQYLRSEVIDSQNLDYVRTARSKGVPTNKVYTRHIFRNASLPIASQLGYEITGLISGSVVIEQIFAYPGIGKLFIDSLLQRDYTVITALILILGIMTLIGTLLSDIIMSIVDPRIRIQ, from the coding sequence ATGTGGAAAACAATACTACGTCGTGTTCTTTTAATGATTCCACAAGTCATTATTTTAAGTGTTTTCATCTTCTTACTTGCTCAAGCAATGCCAGGAGATCCATTTACCGGTTTAATTAATCCAAACATGGACCCAGCTGCCATCGAGGCACTTCGTGAACAAGCTGGTTTAAATGACCCATGGTACACTCAGTACTTCCGTTGGGTAGGAAATGCTTTACAAGGTGATTTTGGTACAAGTTTCTTATACAAAATGCCAGTTGCTGAGATTATCGGTCAACGTGCTGTCAATACTATTTGGTTATCAATTATAACAGTTATTTTAACTTATCTTATTGCGTTACCATTAGGATTATTTGCAGGTCGTTTCCAAAACTCATGGTTTGATAAAGGCGTTGTTATTTACAACTTCGTAAGTTTTGCGATTCCAGTCTTTATCTTCGCCTTATTAATGCTATTTATTTTTGGTTACCGCTTAGATTGGTTCCCAACGACAGGTTCTGTTTCAGCTAATGTTGAGCCAGGAACGATGGCTTATTTCTGGGATAAATTACATCATTTAATTTTACCAGCACTAAGTCAAGCCTTACTAGGAACAGCTGTAACGATTCAGTATTTACGTAGTGAAGTAATTGATTCTCAAAACTTAGATTATGTAAGAACTGCTCGTTCTAAAGGGGTACCAACGAATAAAGTTTATACTCGTCATATTTTCCGTAATGCTTCATTACCGATTGCTTCACAATTAGGTTATGAAATTACTGGTTTAATCAGTGGTTCGGTTGTAATTGAGCAAATTTTTGCTTATCCAGGGATTGGTAAATTATTTATCGATTCATTATTACAACGTGACTACACAGTAATCACTGCCTTGATTTTGATACTAGGTATTATGACATTAATTGGGACGTTACTATCTGATATTATCATGAGTATCGTGGACCCAAGAATTCGTATTCAATAG
- the gshAB gene encoding bifunctional glutamate--cysteine ligase GshA/glutathione synthetase GshB — protein sequence MQSIKDLIIQNNNQEWFKKLRIGLEKESQRVTLAGELAATDHPKTLGARKYHPNIQTDFSETQVELITPVFENEHDVVSYLGALHEVVLRSMKQEEMLWPLSMPPILPEKDEDIIIAKLEKFEDVLYRRYLAKSYGKRKQMVSGIHYNFEFNKQFIEKLFEEQSEYQTLSQFKTALYLKVSRNYLRYRWLITYLFGAAPISEAGYFSEDEEKPDEPVRSIRNSKFGYTNHDDVFVSYETLERYEQDIADLIEQGKLSEEKEFYSPVRLRGGKTMADLKNAGIQYIEIRNIDNNPFAPYGITEDQVEFLHIFLMYMLWLDNRTDNADELLKVGTQLNNEVALENPLNMTNYLTEGLGVIAGMRQMLDEINASANWYYLVDKAEELLNDTRKTIAAQMLTMFEEEQLTQHEFAVVYAKEYYDKAWEKIYQLEGFRDMELSTQIMIFDSLQRGVEVEVIDRSDQFIKLTFNGKVEYVKNANMTSKDNYVVPLMMANKIVTKKVLNEAGFRVPLGYEFQSLERARLIYPEIAKTGFVVKPKSTNYGLGISIFKEGASQEDYEEALAIAFKEDTDVLVEEFLPGTEYRFFVIDGKTQGVMLRVPANVMGDGQSTVEELVKKKNQDPLRGTHHRSPLELIQLGEIERLMLKEQGLTIHSILEEGQVAYLRENSNVSTGGDSIDMTDEISSHYKTIAEQAVLSLGAVICGIDLIIPDKEVNPFESKNAYGIIEANFNPAMHMHCFPYQGKGRRLTQNVLDLLYPESKVI from the coding sequence ATGCAGTCAATTAAAGACTTAATAATACAAAATAATAACCAAGAATGGTTTAAAAAATTACGTATTGGTTTAGAAAAAGAAAGTCAACGTGTAACATTAGCAGGTGAGTTAGCTGCGACAGATCATCCTAAAACCTTAGGAGCTCGAAAATATCACCCTAATATTCAAACTGATTTTAGTGAAACACAGGTTGAATTAATTACGCCAGTATTCGAAAATGAGCATGATGTGGTGTCTTATTTAGGTGCGTTACATGAAGTCGTCTTACGTTCGATGAAGCAAGAGGAAATGTTATGGCCATTAAGTATGCCACCAATATTGCCAGAGAAAGATGAGGATATTATCATTGCGAAGCTTGAAAAATTTGAAGATGTTTTGTATCGTCGTTATTTAGCAAAATCTTATGGCAAACGTAAGCAAATGGTAAGTGGCATTCATTATAATTTTGAATTTAATAAACAATTTATTGAAAAACTTTTTGAAGAGCAATCCGAATATCAAACGCTAAGCCAATTTAAGACTGCTCTATATCTAAAAGTATCACGTAATTATTTGCGCTATCGTTGGCTAATTACGTATCTATTCGGTGCTGCGCCTATTAGTGAAGCCGGCTATTTTAGTGAAGATGAAGAAAAACCTGATGAGCCGGTTAGAAGTATTCGCAATAGTAAGTTTGGTTACACAAACCATGATGATGTTTTTGTTTCTTATGAGACATTAGAGCGCTATGAACAAGATATTGCAGATTTAATTGAACAAGGGAAGTTATCGGAAGAAAAAGAGTTTTATTCACCTGTACGTTTACGCGGTGGTAAGACCATGGCAGACTTGAAAAATGCTGGTATTCAATATATTGAAATTCGTAATATTGATAATAACCCATTCGCACCATATGGAATTACAGAAGATCAAGTAGAGTTTCTTCATATCTTCTTAATGTATATGTTGTGGTTAGACAATCGAACTGATAATGCAGATGAGTTATTAAAAGTAGGAACACAGCTCAACAATGAAGTTGCCCTTGAAAATCCTTTGAATATGACAAATTATTTAACGGAAGGCTTAGGGGTGATTGCAGGTATGAGACAAATGCTCGATGAAATTAATGCCTCTGCTAATTGGTATTACTTAGTTGATAAGGCGGAAGAATTGCTAAATGATACGCGAAAAACCATTGCAGCTCAAATGTTGACTATGTTTGAAGAAGAACAGTTAACACAACATGAATTTGCGGTTGTCTATGCTAAAGAGTATTATGACAAAGCTTGGGAGAAAATCTATCAGTTGGAAGGCTTCAGGGATATGGAACTTTCAACGCAAATTATGATCTTTGATAGTTTACAGCGTGGTGTAGAAGTTGAAGTGATTGATCGTTCAGATCAGTTTATCAAGTTAACTTTTAACGGAAAAGTTGAATATGTAAAAAATGCCAATATGACAAGTAAAGACAATTACGTTGTCCCATTAATGATGGCGAATAAAATTGTGACGAAGAAGGTATTGAATGAAGCAGGTTTTCGTGTCCCATTAGGTTATGAGTTTCAATCTCTTGAACGTGCGCGTCTTATTTATCCAGAAATTGCAAAGACTGGTTTTGTGGTTAAACCCAAGTCAACGAACTATGGGCTAGGCATCAGCATTTTTAAAGAAGGTGCAAGCCAAGAAGACTATGAAGAAGCGTTAGCTATCGCGTTTAAAGAGGATACGGATGTGTTGGTAGAAGAGTTCTTACCGGGAACTGAATATCGTTTCTTTGTGATTGATGGGAAGACGCAAGGTGTTATGTTACGTGTTCCAGCGAATGTGATGGGTGATGGTCAATCGACCGTTGAGGAGTTAGTAAAGAAAAAAAATCAAGATCCATTGCGTGGCACACATCATCGTTCACCACTAGAGTTGATTCAATTAGGAGAGATTGAACGTTTGATGCTGAAGGAACAAGGATTAACAATCCATTCTATATTAGAAGAAGGTCAAGTGGCCTACTTACGAGAAAACTCAAATGTTAGCACAGGCGGAGATAGCATTGACATGACGGATGAAATATCATCCCATTATAAAACTATCGCAGAGCAGGCTGTTTTAAGTTTAGGTGCTGTTATTTGCGGGATTGATTTAATTATTCCAGATAAAGAGGTAAATCCATTTGAATCAAAAAATGCTTACGGTATTATAGAAGCGAACTTCAACCCCGCGATGCATATGCACTGTTTCCCTTATCAAGGAAAAGGTCGCAGGTTAACCCAAAATGTATTAGACTTATTATATCCTGAATCAAAAGTAATTTAG